In one window of Cheilinus undulatus linkage group 23, ASM1832078v1, whole genome shotgun sequence DNA:
- the crebl2 gene encoding cAMP-responsive element-binding protein-like 2, producing MDDNKMVAGKVKKPGKRGRKPAKIDLKAKLERSRQSARECRARKKLRYQYLEELVSSKERAICALREELEMYKQWCSAMDQGKIPSEIKALLTGDEQKPPPGVSSMKTSKNKNNISSSNG from the exons ATGGATGATAATAAG ATGGTGGCTGGTAAAGTGAAGAAACCTGGGAAACGGGGACGCAAACCTGCAAAGATCGACCTGAAGGCCAAACTGGAGCGAAGCCGTCAGAGCGCGAGGGAGTGCAGAGCCAGGAAGAAGCTGAGGTACCAGTACCTGGAGGAACTGGTTTCCAGTAAGGAGAGAGCCATCTGTGCCCTGAGAGAGGAGCTGGAGATG TATAAGCAGTGGTGTTCGGCAATGGATCAGGGGAAGATCCCATCAGAGATCAAAGCTCTGCTGACAGGAGACGAGCAGAAACCGCCACCAGGGGTCAGCAGCATGAAGACGTCTAAGAACAAGAacaacatcagcagcagcaatGGATGA
- the gpr19 gene encoding probable G-protein coupled receptor 19 encodes MVYAQSSNTLGVNPSLYSPSLTYQMSFNYSEKENSTVLATLPTTPLCSLEGSPSSQSNRTSASYELTTGEAVVLGLVFGVLWLVSILGNALVCLVIHRSRRTQSTTNYFVVSMACADLLMSLGCAPFILLQVTAGQWPLSAAACKIVRYLQHLCPGVQVYVLLSISVDRFYTIVYPLSFKVSREKAKKMILASWLFDAAFVSPCLFFYGSTSTVSSHCDFFLPDSWGSIVYAAVHLLFGFLVPVGLLISFYQRVVRYIWRISADGHTVRRTMNIVPRTKVKTIKMFLMLNTVFFLTWTPFYIAQLWHPKDSDGPSRQGLLFFTAIAWISFSSTASKPTLYSVYNANFRRGMRETFCMSSMKCYRSNAYTITASSRMAKKNYIGVVEIPVQAKTGTKDSVYDTFDREAKEKKVAWTTNANPPNTFV; translated from the coding sequence ATGGTGTATGCCCAGTCTTCAAATACTCTTGGTGTCAATCCCTCCCTCTACTCTCCATCTTTGACATATCAGATGTCATTTAACTACTCTGAGAAGGAAAACTCGACTGTCCTGGCAACCTTACCCACAACCCCCCTCTGCAGCCTTGAGGGCTCACCCTCCAGCCAGTCAAACAGGACCTCCGCCTCCTATGAGCTGACTACTGGCGAGGCTGTAGTGTTGGGCTTGGTTTTCGGGGTTCTCTGGTTGGTCTCCATCCTGGGAAATGCCCTCGTCTGCCTGGTCATCCACCGGAGCCGACGGACTCAGTCCACCACCAACTACTTTGTGGTGTCCATGGCCTGTGCGGACCTGCTGATGAGCCTGGGTTGTGCCCCTTTCATACTCCTTCAGGTCACTGCAGGACAATGGCCGCTGAGCGCTGCTGCCTGCAAGATTGTGCGCTACCTGCAGCACCTTTGCCCTGGTGTGCAGGTCTACGTCCTGCTTTCCATCTCTGTGGACCGCTTCTATACAATCGTCTACCCACTCAGCTTCAAGGTGTCCAGAGAGAAAGCCAAAAAGATGATCCTGGCTTCTTGGCTGTTTGACGCTGCCTTTGTGTCGCCTTGTCTCTTCTTCTACGGATCCACATCTACAGTTAGCAGTCACTGTGACTTTTTTCTTCCAGACAGCTGGGGCAGCATAGTCTATGCGGCAGTTCACCTCCTGTTTGGTTTCTTGGTCCCAGTTGGGCTACTTATCTCATTCTACCAGCGGGTGGTCCGCTACATATGGAGGATCAGTGCTGACGGCCACACAGTTCGCAGGACAATGAACATTGTCCCACGGACTAAAGTCAAGACCATCAAGATGTTCCTCATGCTGAATACAGTTTTCTTTCTCACTTGGACGCCGTTCTACATTGCCCAGCTGTGGCATCCGAAGGACTCTGATGGACCCAGTAGGCAGGGCTTGCTTTTCTTCACTGCCATCGCCTGGATCTCCTTCAGTTCCACGGCGTCCAAGCCGACCCTGTATTCAGTCTACAATGCAAACTTCAGACGGGGCATGAGGGAGACCTTCTGCATGTCATCGATGAAATGCTACCGCAGTAACGCGTACACCATCACTGCCAGCTCTCGGATGGCCAAAAAGAACTACATCGGGGTAGTGGAAATCCCTGTGCAAGCCAAGACAGGTACCAAGGACTCGGTTTATGATACATTCGACCGAGAGGCAAAGGAAAAGAAGGTGGCTTGGACCACCAACGCCAACCCTCCAAATACCTTTGTCTGA